TACCCttgataattattttttcacaaTAAGGAAAATCATTATGCACACATACGCTCATAATTACAcgcatacgtacatacatatatatatatatatatatatacatatatacctaaAATTGTGCGAATGTAAACGCCTGTCTAGTACCTGTATTGATCACTTTTGTAAGGGCCATTTTTGGGTACACCCAAAAACGTACACTGCTTGTCATCCAAATGGGTTAAGGATGCGTTTAGCTTCTTCAAATGATAAAATGCAACCTTTTCATCTAAATGTTTAGGTAACAAATAAACTTTGTTTTgatattttgaattatttctGTTTTCCCATAAATCTAATTGTGCAAATATTTGattacaaaaagaaaaagacaTGACAAAAGCTGGATGACCTGTTGCACATCCCAGATTTAAAAGTCTTCCTTTTGCtaatacaataattttatttccatttgGTAAGGTAACTCTATCTACTTGAGGTTTTACATTCTCGATATGAATTCCatcataattaaataattcattaaCCTGTATTTCATCATCAAAATGTCCTATATTACCAACTACagcattatttttcatttttaataaatgttcTAATTTAATAACATCAACATTGCCTGTACAGGTAATGAAAAAATCTGCTTTCTCAACAATTTCATCTAAAGTTACAACATTAAAACCTTCCATAACTGCTTGAATTGCACATATTGGATCTATTTCTGTAACATATACTCTTGCACCTAACCCTTTCATAGATGATGCACATCCTTTACCTACATCTCCATATCCACATATAACAACAATTTTTCCcgaaattaaaaaatcagTAGATCGCATTAAGCCGTCAGGTAAAGAGTGCCTACAACCATAAATGTTGTCATATTTTTGCTTTGTAACTGCATCATTAACGTTTATAGCTGTAAAAagtaattcattatttttatccatttttttcaatcTTAAAATTCCAGTTGTTGTTTCTTCAGATACtccaataattttttttgaaatgttAGTCCATTTTTTTGGATTTTTACTAATAGAATTTTTTAACAACGTTAGAAAACATTTTTCTTCTTGATTTATTCCTGATTCTGGGTCaggtaatatttttttttcttcatataatttttcatattctaCACCCTTATGTACTAACAGAGTTGCATCACCACCATCATCAACAATTAAATCAGGTCCTTCATTATCCTCCCATGTTAGTGCACTTTCCACACACCACCAATATTCTTCAAGGGTTTCATCCTTCCATGCAAAAACAGTTACATTTTCTAACGTACTCACAGCTGCAGCTGCGTAATCTACAGTTGAGTAAATATTACATGAACACCATCTTACGTGTGCTCCTAACTTCTGTAATGTTTCAATCAATAACGCACATTCGATAGTCATATGTAAGCACCCACTTATTTTCGCATTTTTTAGAGGCTTCAGTTTTTCATATTCTTCTCGT
The window above is part of the Plasmodium malariae genome assembly, chromosome: 10 genome. Proteins encoded here:
- the PmUG01_10023700 gene encoding S-adenosyl-L-homocysteine hydrolase, putative, with the translated sequence MYENKSKVKDLSLAPFGKLQMQISENEMPGIMTIREEYEKLKPLKNAKISGCLHMTIECALLIETLQKLGAHVRWCSCNIYSTVDYAAAAVSTLENVTVFAWKDETLEEYWWCVESALTWEDNEGPDLIVDDGGDATLLVHKGVEYEKLYEEKKILPDPESGINQEEKCFLTLLKNSISKNPKKWTNISKKIIGVSEETTTGILRLKKMDKNNELLFTAINVNDAVTKQKYDNIYGCRHSLPDGLMRSTDFLISGKIVVICGYGDVGKGCASSMKGLGARVYVTEIDPICAIQAVMEGFNVVTLDEIVEKADFFITCTGNVDVIKLEHLLKMKNNAVVGNIGHFDDEIQVNELFNYDGIHIENVKPQVDRVTLPNGNKIIVLAKGRLLNLGCATGHPAFVMSFSFCNQIFAQLDLWENRNNSKYQNKVYLLPKHLDEKVAFYHLKKLNASLTHLDDKQCTFLGVPKNGPYKSDQYRY